The Desulfosporosinus acidiphilus SJ4 genome has a window encoding:
- a CDS encoding NAD(P)/FAD-dependent oxidoreductase, whose translation MKDYQIIVVGGGAAGMMAAGQAAQNGAKVLLLEKKERLGRKIAISGKGRCNITNEENVADFIRNYPGNGRFLHGILREFDNVALRRFLAHYGVETKVERGGRVFPVSDDAENVVEALAGFLTELGVTIITGITIEEILVENGRVIGVQGIDKRRFLAQAVIVCTGGASYPATGSTGDGFRFARKLGHHVITPRPALVPLKTAESWVKELQGLSLRNVEATLWIGGKKKAAEFGEMLFTHFGVSGPIILTLSRQAGEGVRQGEPVQLRINLKPALTAEQLDLRIQRDFQKYSNKQFKNALEDLLPQSLIPVMIRLSGINPDRVVHQVNREERKRLISLLQELALTITDTLSIETAIVTAGGVDVKEINPKTMASKRIEGLYWAGEVVDVDGITGGFNLQAAFAMGFRAGRAACEEVCSLV comes from the coding sequence ATGAAGGATTATCAGATAATTGTGGTTGGCGGCGGTGCTGCCGGAATGATGGCCGCAGGACAAGCAGCCCAAAACGGAGCAAAGGTTCTGTTGCTGGAAAAAAAGGAACGATTGGGCAGAAAAATTGCTATATCAGGTAAAGGCCGATGTAATATTACAAATGAAGAAAATGTTGCGGACTTTATCCGTAATTACCCAGGAAACGGGCGTTTCTTGCATGGGATTTTAAGAGAGTTTGATAATGTTGCCTTACGTCGCTTTCTAGCTCACTATGGGGTGGAAACCAAAGTTGAACGAGGAGGGCGTGTTTTTCCCGTTTCCGATGATGCAGAAAACGTCGTCGAAGCCCTGGCAGGTTTCCTAACCGAATTGGGAGTGACAATAATCACCGGGATTACCATTGAGGAAATTTTAGTTGAGAATGGACGAGTCATAGGAGTACAAGGAATTGATAAGCGGCGATTTTTAGCTCAGGCTGTGATCGTTTGTACAGGCGGAGCGTCTTATCCTGCTACAGGTTCGACAGGTGATGGCTTCCGATTTGCCCGAAAGTTAGGTCACCATGTGATTACTCCCCGTCCAGCTCTAGTTCCCCTGAAAACGGCTGAATCATGGGTGAAGGAACTACAAGGTTTATCTCTTAGAAATGTTGAAGCGACTCTGTGGATCGGAGGAAAGAAAAAAGCTGCTGAGTTTGGAGAAATGCTATTCACTCATTTCGGAGTATCCGGTCCCATCATTTTGACCCTCAGCCGTCAAGCAGGTGAAGGGGTACGTCAGGGTGAGCCTGTTCAATTGCGGATTAATTTGAAACCAGCCCTGACTGCGGAACAATTAGACTTGCGTATTCAAAGAGATTTTCAAAAATACAGCAATAAACAGTTTAAAAATGCTCTGGAAGATCTTTTGCCCCAAAGTTTGATTCCCGTGATGATTCGATTAAGCGGTATTAATCCTGACAGGGTTGTCCATCAAGTCAACCGTGAGGAGCGAAAACGGCTGATCTCGTTGCTGCAAGAATTAGCTCTCACAATTACCGATACCCTTTCTATCGAGACTGCTATTGTCACCGCAGGCGGTGTAGATGTCAAAGAAATCAATCCGAAAACAATGGCCTCCAAACGAATCGAAGGGTTATACTGGGCTGGTGAGGTCGTCGATGTTGATGGAATAACCGGCGGTTTTAATTTGCAGGCCGCTTTTGCTATGGGTTTTCGCGCCGGCCGCGCTGCCTGTGAAGAAGTCTGTTCCCTGGTCTGA
- a CDS encoding HutP family protein: MMAQSKKIALAALKMAMTESREEETHLKDYYQRQGVKTAAVDYGGEYINSVRKIVERAIVAAKREGAIHETHSDEGAVAGATREALSQIMNKAMGLNIGGKIGIARQDDHLSVAVFFGIGLLHLDEVAVGLGHRVAPKD; the protein is encoded by the coding sequence ATGATGGCACAAAGTAAAAAAATTGCTCTGGCAGCTTTAAAAATGGCTATGACAGAGAGCAGGGAAGAAGAAACTCACCTCAAAGACTACTATCAACGACAAGGTGTTAAGACGGCTGCTGTTGATTATGGCGGTGAATATATTAATTCAGTGCGTAAGATTGTAGAACGAGCTATTGTGGCGGCTAAACGCGAAGGGGCTATTCATGAAACTCACAGTGATGAAGGCGCCGTGGCTGGTGCAACCCGTGAGGCCTTAAGTCAAATTATGAATAAAGCTATGGGGTTAAATATTGGTGGTAAGATCGGAATTGCCCGACAAGACGACCATTTAAGTGTTGCAGTCTTTTTTGGCATCGGACTTCTGCATTTGGACGAAGTAGCCGTAGGATTGGGACATCGTGTTGCTCCCAAAGATTAA